Proteins encoded within one genomic window of Amycolatopsis sp. 2-15:
- a CDS encoding UbiD family decarboxylase, whose product MNDTGPDLRRWLAEAEREGEVQPIEGAHWELEIGALSQVNYRRSKPKAMLFDSIKDYSAGSRVLSGSVSNPRLLGSVLGLGWDNTDEDLMETLAVKPGQWAANAAEFRAVTVTDGPLLSHVDDKPDLLKFPVPRWHEGDGGRYIGTGCAVVTRDYDTGRINLGAYRMQVQDEGRSATVNIEAGKHGAQHLRRWFEAEGRAPIAASLGHHPAYLVAAGVEVPGDVSEYDYVGAMTGSPVRTIAGLATGLPLPHDAEIAIEGWVRPADTRPEGPFGEWTGYYSGSKDPILAIDIEKVYYRDDPILLGAPPGKPPHDYSYMRTVMKSAIITDSLRKTGLPGVRGVWAHEAGGGRSLLIVAIEQKYPGHARQAAYLTAQLPNAAYMNRFTVVVDHDVNPRDLGEVVWAMCGRTNPELDIEVMKRTWGSRVDPLTLPGEIAFNSRAVIDACRPFERLADFPAVAESTEDLVASVTRRWPEVLG is encoded by the coding sequence ATGAACGACACCGGTCCCGACCTGCGGCGCTGGCTCGCCGAAGCCGAGCGCGAAGGCGAGGTCCAGCCGATCGAGGGCGCCCACTGGGAGCTGGAGATCGGCGCGCTCTCGCAGGTCAACTACCGGCGCAGCAAGCCGAAGGCGATGCTGTTCGACTCCATCAAGGACTACTCCGCGGGCTCGCGCGTGCTGTCCGGTTCGGTCAGCAACCCGCGGCTGCTCGGCTCCGTGCTCGGTCTCGGCTGGGACAACACCGACGAGGACCTCATGGAGACCCTCGCGGTCAAGCCGGGCCAGTGGGCGGCCAACGCCGCCGAGTTCCGCGCGGTCACGGTGACCGACGGCCCGCTGCTGTCCCATGTGGACGACAAGCCGGACCTGCTGAAGTTCCCCGTGCCGCGCTGGCACGAGGGTGACGGCGGGCGCTACATCGGCACGGGCTGCGCCGTGGTCACGCGCGACTACGACACCGGCCGGATCAACCTCGGCGCCTACCGCATGCAGGTGCAGGACGAGGGCCGCTCGGCGACCGTGAACATCGAGGCGGGCAAACACGGCGCGCAGCACCTGCGCCGCTGGTTCGAGGCCGAGGGCCGCGCGCCCATCGCCGCGTCGCTCGGCCACCACCCGGCCTACCTGGTGGCGGCGGGCGTCGAGGTGCCCGGCGACGTGTCGGAGTACGACTACGTCGGGGCCATGACCGGCTCACCGGTGCGCACGATCGCGGGCCTGGCCACGGGGCTGCCGCTGCCGCACGACGCGGAGATCGCGATCGAGGGCTGGGTGCGCCCGGCCGACACGCGCCCGGAGGGGCCGTTCGGCGAGTGGACCGGGTACTACTCCGGGTCGAAGGACCCGATCCTCGCGATCGACATCGAGAAGGTCTACTACCGCGACGACCCGATCCTGCTCGGGGCGCCTCCGGGCAAGCCGCCGCACGACTACTCGTACATGCGCACCGTGATGAAGTCCGCGATCATCACCGACTCGCTGCGCAAGACCGGGCTGCCCGGCGTGCGCGGGGTGTGGGCGCACGAGGCCGGTGGTGGGCGTTCGCTGCTGATCGTGGCGATCGAGCAGAAGTACCCGGGGCACGCGCGCCAGGCCGCGTACCTCACGGCGCAGCTGCCGAACGCCGCGTACATGAACCGCTTCACGGTGGTGGTGGACCACGACGTGAACCCGCGCGACCTCGGCGAGGTCGTGTGGGCGATGTGCGGGCGCACCAACCCCGAGCTCGACATCGAGGTCATGAAGCGGACGTGGGGTAGCCGCGTCGACCCGCTGACGCTGCCGGGCGAGATCGCGTTCAACAGCCGCGCGGTGATCGACGCGTGCCGGCCGTTCGAGCGGCTCGCGGACTTCCCGGCGGTGGCCGAGTCGACCGAGGACCTGGTCGCTTCGGTGACCAGGCGCTGGCCCGAGGTGCTCGGCTAG
- a CDS encoding GntR family transcriptional regulator, producing MTDAGVEDLRKELLFSALRGSDGDSSLAFTIFRELATSIVEGRLRPGHEVNSAELARRFSTSRTPVREALLLLERESLVIVPPRRRPYVSPVDMRQVREIYEIRGSLYGLVSELVVARATDEEIDGLRGWQKVLADDAERGDVHGYFWHNVGFRNAEASLSQNGELQRRLSSLGLQMHRFRHLSLSLPGRLLHSVADHERLVNAYADRDAPLAAAVSRSLVLRGYRAIERSGQV from the coding sequence GTGACCGACGCGGGCGTCGAGGACCTGCGGAAGGAGCTGTTGTTCAGCGCGTTGCGCGGGTCCGACGGCGACTCGTCGCTCGCGTTCACGATCTTCCGCGAGCTCGCCACGAGCATCGTGGAGGGCAGGCTCCGGCCCGGCCACGAGGTCAACTCGGCCGAGCTGGCCCGGCGGTTCAGCACCTCCCGCACCCCGGTGCGGGAGGCGCTGCTCCTGCTGGAACGGGAGTCGCTGGTGATCGTGCCGCCGCGGCGGCGGCCGTACGTCTCGCCGGTGGACATGCGGCAGGTGCGGGAGATCTACGAGATCCGGGGCAGCCTCTACGGGCTGGTCAGCGAGCTCGTGGTCGCTCGCGCCACGGACGAGGAGATCGACGGCCTGCGCGGCTGGCAGAAGGTGCTGGCCGACGACGCCGAACGCGGCGACGTCCACGGCTACTTCTGGCACAACGTCGGGTTCCGCAACGCCGAGGCGAGCCTCTCGCAGAACGGCGAGCTGCAGCGGCGGCTGAGCTCGCTGGGCCTGCAGATGCACCGCTTCCGGCACCTGAGCCTGTCGCTGCCGGGCCGGCTGCTGCACTCGGTCGCCGACCACGAGCGCCTCGTCAACGCCTACGCCGACCGCGACGCGCCGCTCGCCGCCGCGGTCAGCCGTTCGCTGGTGCTGCGGGGTTACCGGGCGATCGAACGGTCCGGTCAGGTGTAG
- a CDS encoding GntR family transcriptional regulator — MTVPDETGDRPGTDVLRRILRDGRTEISLVDRIVEDLAVQIIDGRLPPGADVNSVELARRYTSSRTPVREALLTLQREGLVDIPARRRPRVAPVTLSQAREMYEIRASLHGLVSELIVRNAPDSALDVLDKWQAHLRDDAERGDVDDYFWHNVTFRQAEAEVAGNHQLTRLLGSLGLRTLQLRHVSLSLPGRLTRSVDDHERLLEAYRDRDAPLAVALTKSIITAGLQAIEESGWSGLQVERSPGPLDS; from the coding sequence GTGACCGTGCCGGACGAAACCGGCGACCGGCCCGGCACCGACGTCCTGCGCCGCATTCTGCGCGACGGGCGCACCGAGATCTCGCTCGTGGACCGCATCGTCGAGGACCTCGCGGTGCAGATCATCGACGGCCGCCTGCCGCCGGGTGCCGACGTGAACTCCGTCGAGCTCGCCCGCCGCTACACCAGCAGCCGCACGCCCGTGCGCGAAGCGCTGCTGACGCTGCAGCGCGAAGGCCTCGTGGACATCCCCGCCCGCCGGCGCCCCCGCGTAGCCCCGGTGACGCTGAGCCAGGCGCGTGAGATGTACGAGATCCGCGCGAGCCTGCACGGCCTGGTCAGCGAGCTGATCGTGCGCAACGCCCCCGACAGCGCGCTCGACGTGCTGGACAAGTGGCAGGCCCACCTGCGCGACGACGCCGAACGCGGCGACGTGGACGACTACTTCTGGCACAACGTCACCTTCCGCCAGGCCGAGGCGGAGGTCGCGGGCAACCACCAGCTCACCCGCCTGCTCGGCTCCCTGGGCCTGCGCACGCTCCAGCTGCGCCACGTGAGCCTCTCGCTGCCCGGCCGCCTCACCCGCTCCGTGGACGACCACGAGCGGCTCCTGGAGGCCTACCGCGACCGCGACGCCCCGCTGGCCGTGGCGCTCACGAAGTCCATCATCACGGCCGGGCTGCAGGCGATCGAGGAGTCCGGCTGGTCCGGCCTGCAGGTCGAGCGCTCCCCCGGCCCCCTCGACTCCTGA
- a CDS encoding LysR family transcriptional regulator, protein MLEARRLQIFSAVAERGSFTAAAEALFMTHSAVSQQMALLERQLGVPLMIRGPRGIALTDSGRILAERSTGLLGTIANIEQEMADLKAQQSYVRLGAFPTAGADLIPRVVRTYQERYPDTKIVLRSAHASDMPANLRDGSIHLGLAWDYDFDPRSVPADIEWIHLADDPLCVLVPVDHPVAGESEVELRELAGESWVVRSHRPPYDEAFTTLCRLAGFEADIGFATEDYLSAQGLVAAGVGISAAPRLALVALRPDVVAVDIAGPAPRRRIAAVRLLNASHPPAAQQMLDVLRAATTPEETP, encoded by the coding sequence GTGCTCGAAGCTCGGCGACTGCAGATCTTTTCGGCGGTGGCCGAACGCGGCTCGTTCACCGCGGCCGCCGAAGCCCTGTTCATGACCCATTCCGCCGTGTCGCAGCAGATGGCACTGCTGGAACGGCAGCTGGGCGTGCCGTTGATGATCCGCGGCCCGCGCGGCATCGCGCTCACCGACTCCGGGCGCATCCTCGCGGAGCGCAGCACGGGCCTGCTCGGCACGATCGCGAACATCGAGCAGGAGATGGCCGACCTCAAGGCGCAGCAGTCCTACGTGCGCCTCGGCGCGTTCCCGACCGCCGGTGCGGACCTCATTCCGCGGGTGGTGCGCACGTACCAGGAGCGCTACCCGGACACGAAGATCGTGCTGCGCTCGGCCCACGCGTCCGACATGCCCGCGAACCTGCGCGACGGCTCGATCCACCTCGGCCTGGCCTGGGACTACGACTTCGACCCGCGCTCGGTGCCCGCCGACATCGAGTGGATCCACCTGGCCGACGACCCGCTGTGCGTGCTCGTGCCGGTGGACCACCCCGTGGCCGGCGAGTCCGAAGTGGAGCTGCGCGAGCTCGCGGGCGAGAGCTGGGTAGTGCGCAGCCACCGCCCGCCGTACGACGAGGCGTTCACGACGCTGTGCCGGCTCGCCGGGTTCGAAGCGGACATCGGCTTCGCCACGGAGGACTACCTGTCGGCGCAGGGCCTGGTGGCGGCGGGCGTCGGCATCAGCGCGGCGCCGCGGCTCGCGCTGGTGGCGCTGCGGCCCGACGTCGTCGCCGTGGACATCGCCGGTCCCGCGCCGCGCCGGCGCATCGCGGCCGTCCGGCTGCTCAACGCGAGCCACCCCCCGGCCGCCCAGCAGATGCTCGACGTGCTGCGCGCGGCCACGACCCCCGAGGAGACCCCGTGA
- a CDS encoding UbiX family flavin prenyltransferase, translated as MAITGASGACYGVRILQLLRERPDFSTHLILSKAGIVTLRHECDLSAEDVRELADVTHRPGEIGATIASGSFPVEAMVVAPCSIKTLSAIATGYTDDLVARAADVCLKEGRPLLLMVRETPLHLGHLKSMTAAAEAGAIIAPPVPAFYSRPETIDDLVDFTARRVLARVGLWELAPPAWDGDVTRRKDALTHGG; from the coding sequence GTGGCCATCACCGGGGCGAGCGGTGCGTGTTACGGCGTGCGCATTCTGCAACTGCTCCGCGAGCGCCCGGACTTCTCGACGCACCTCATCCTGTCGAAGGCCGGGATCGTGACGCTGCGCCACGAGTGCGACCTGTCCGCCGAGGACGTGCGTGAACTGGCCGACGTCACGCACCGGCCGGGCGAGATCGGCGCGACCATCGCGTCGGGCTCGTTCCCCGTGGAGGCCATGGTGGTGGCTCCGTGCTCGATCAAGACGCTCTCGGCCATCGCCACCGGCTACACCGACGACCTGGTCGCCCGCGCCGCCGACGTGTGCCTCAAGGAGGGCCGGCCGCTGCTGCTGATGGTGCGCGAGACGCCGCTGCACCTCGGGCACCTCAAGTCGATGACCGCCGCCGCCGAAGCGGGCGCCATCATCGCGCCCCCGGTCCCGGCCTTCTATTCTCGACCCGAGACGATCGACGACCTGGTGGACTTCACCGCCCGCCGCGTGCTCGCCAGGGTGGGCCTGTGGGAGCTCGCTCCCCCGGCGTGGGACGGTGACGTGACCAGGCGCAAAGACGCTCTCACCCACGGTGGCTGA
- a CDS encoding amidohydrolase family protein: MSRTDSDEIVPYPVLDTHAHIVPPSLLAALEKAPACGFSARRTEKGWVVDVPGMGETRPIGARMNETGPRAGWRGQTGVATQVISPWMDIQSAFLEPPAARDWARTVNDAMAESVAELGGGTTALASVATDDGEQAAADLLEVWKRPEFTGVMLSTDPLTGSAPHEENFEPLWTVAAREEIPVVLHPPTYGPSGELATLGTMGNVHGRLIDNTVAVTELILHGLLDRHPGLKLILVHGGGFLPYQASRLDGGYRTKEAFAGELERDKPSDYLRDFVYDTVALSAPAIRFLTGLVGSDHVVLGSDYPFALGDPRPVHTVLDAGLSESDTEAILRTNAEKIFRRPA, translated from the coding sequence GTGAGTCGGACGGACAGCGACGAGATCGTCCCCTACCCGGTTCTCGACACGCACGCGCACATCGTCCCGCCGTCGCTGCTCGCGGCGCTCGAGAAGGCGCCCGCGTGCGGCTTCAGCGCCCGGCGCACGGAGAAGGGCTGGGTCGTCGACGTGCCCGGCATGGGCGAGACCCGCCCGATCGGCGCGCGGATGAACGAGACCGGCCCGCGGGCCGGCTGGCGCGGGCAGACGGGGGTGGCCACCCAGGTCATCTCGCCGTGGATGGACATCCAGTCGGCGTTCCTCGAACCGCCGGCCGCGCGCGACTGGGCCCGCACGGTCAACGACGCGATGGCCGAGTCCGTGGCCGAGCTGGGCGGCGGCACGACCGCGCTGGCGTCCGTGGCCACCGACGACGGCGAGCAGGCCGCCGCCGACCTGCTGGAGGTGTGGAAGCGCCCGGAGTTCACCGGCGTCATGCTGAGCACCGACCCGCTCACCGGCTCGGCGCCGCACGAGGAGAATTTCGAGCCACTGTGGACGGTCGCCGCGCGCGAGGAGATCCCGGTGGTGCTGCACCCGCCCACGTACGGGCCCTCGGGTGAGCTCGCCACGCTCGGCACCATGGGCAACGTCCACGGCCGGCTGATCGACAACACCGTCGCCGTGACCGAGCTGATCCTCCACGGCCTGCTCGACCGCCACCCCGGTCTCAAGCTGATCCTCGTGCACGGCGGCGGGTTCCTGCCGTACCAGGCGAGCCGGCTCGACGGCGGCTACCGCACCAAGGAGGCGTTCGCCGGGGAGCTGGAGCGGGACAAGCCGTCGGACTACCTGCGCGACTTCGTCTACGACACCGTCGCGCTGTCCGCGCCCGCCATCCGCTTCCTCACCGGGCTCGTCGGCTCCGACCACGTGGTGCTGGGCAGCGACTACCCGTTCGCGCTGGGCGACCCGCGCCCCGTGCACACCGTGCTGGACGCCGGACTGTCCGAAAGCGACACCGAGGCCATCCTGCGCACCAACGCCGAGAAGATCTTCCGGAGGCCCGCATGA
- a CDS encoding alpha/beta fold hydrolase: MIPSTSTAGPLAVRRWGAGEPVVLLHPLATSGELWTPLAEALADEFQVFAFDLRGHGESSWDGKPFSIADLADDLGAALDALGLETVSLLGLSMGGSVGVNFAGRFPARVRSLVLADTTAYYGDDAPQVWAERAEKAVSVPRSKQVAFQLDRWFSPEFREANPNEADRIVKIFLRTNSEAHAAASIAMGEMDSRSLLPSVTASTLVLVGEHDYATPPEMAAALADGIPGADLEVQTGLRHMSLIERPALAERVRAHLKTGTTGTETA, from the coding sequence ATGATTCCGTCCACCTCGACCGCGGGCCCGCTGGCGGTCCGCCGCTGGGGCGCGGGCGAGCCCGTGGTGCTGCTGCACCCGCTCGCCACCTCCGGCGAGCTGTGGACGCCGCTGGCCGAAGCGCTCGCCGACGAATTCCAGGTGTTCGCGTTCGACCTGCGCGGCCACGGCGAGTCCTCGTGGGACGGCAAGCCGTTCTCCATCGCCGACCTGGCCGACGACCTCGGCGCCGCGCTCGACGCACTCGGACTCGAGACCGTGTCGCTGCTGGGCTTGTCGATGGGCGGCAGCGTCGGCGTGAACTTCGCCGGCCGGTTCCCAGCCCGGGTGCGTTCGCTCGTGCTCGCCGACACCACGGCGTACTACGGCGACGACGCGCCGCAGGTGTGGGCCGAGCGCGCGGAGAAGGCCGTGTCCGTGCCGCGCTCGAAGCAGGTCGCGTTCCAGCTGGACCGCTGGTTCTCCCCGGAGTTCCGCGAGGCGAACCCGAACGAGGCCGACCGGATCGTGAAGATCTTCCTGCGTACCAACAGCGAGGCGCACGCCGCTGCCTCGATCGCGATGGGCGAGATGGACTCCCGCTCGCTGCTGCCGTCGGTCACCGCGAGCACGCTCGTGCTCGTCGGGGAGCACGACTACGCGACGCCGCCGGAGATGGCGGCCGCGCTGGCCGACGGCATCCCCGGTGCCGACCTGGAGGTCCAGACCGGCCTGCGGCACATGTCCCTGATCGAACGGCCCGCGCTCGCCGAGCGCGTGCGGGCGCACCTCAAGACCGGCACGACCGGCACGGAGACCGCATGA
- a CDS encoding FAD binding domain-containing protein: MKPGRFTYHSPRSLDEALAALQVYGDDAKVLAGGQSLMPMLNFRLARFEHLVDVNRLGAEYAEPTFGDTRITIPLLVRQRRVERSEEAARLLPVLTEALAQVAHPQIRNRGTICGSLAHADPAAELPSVLSVLDATFTIASSRGVREVPAEEFFLFHLTTSLEPDELLLQVSVPRPPVNQFSSFREFATRRGDFALAGVAAVCEVDAAGVVTTCRVAAAGVAPTPHRLTDVEALVTGASLNEDLWPDVEAAARAQVDPTGDIHASAEYRSRLTGVLVKRALADIRGKLEASRA; the protein is encoded by the coding sequence ATGAAACCCGGCAGGTTCACCTACCACTCGCCCCGCAGCCTCGACGAGGCGCTCGCGGCGCTGCAGGTCTACGGCGACGACGCGAAGGTGCTGGCCGGCGGCCAGAGCCTGATGCCGATGCTCAACTTCCGCCTGGCGCGCTTCGAGCACCTGGTCGACGTGAACCGCCTCGGCGCCGAGTACGCCGAGCCGACGTTCGGCGACACGCGGATCACGATCCCGCTGCTCGTGCGCCAGCGCCGGGTTGAACGATCTGAAGAAGCTGCCCGGCTGCTGCCGGTGCTCACCGAAGCGTTGGCGCAGGTCGCGCACCCGCAGATCCGCAATCGCGGCACGATCTGCGGCAGCCTCGCCCACGCCGACCCGGCGGCGGAGCTGCCGAGCGTGCTCTCGGTGCTCGACGCGACGTTCACGATCGCTTCGTCGCGCGGGGTGCGCGAGGTGCCGGCGGAGGAGTTCTTCCTCTTCCACCTCACCACTTCGCTCGAACCCGACGAGCTGCTGCTGCAGGTCAGCGTGCCGCGTCCGCCGGTGAACCAGTTCTCGTCGTTCCGCGAGTTCGCGACGCGGCGCGGCGACTTCGCGCTCGCCGGTGTGGCCGCGGTGTGCGAGGTCGACGCCGCGGGCGTGGTCACCACGTGCCGTGTCGCCGCGGCGGGCGTCGCCCCCACCCCGCACCGGCTCACCGACGTCGAGGCGCTGGTGACGGGCGCGTCCCTGAACGAGGACCTGTGGCCCGACGTCGAGGCCGCCGCCCGCGCGCAGGTCGACCCGACCGGGGACATCCACGCGAGCGCCGAGTACCGCAGCCGCCTCACCGGCGTCCTGGTCAAGCGCGCGCTCGCCGACATCCGAGGAAAGCTGGAGGCCAGCCGTGCGTGA
- a CDS encoding (2Fe-2S)-binding protein, whose amino-acid sequence MRDHATEFPTRTQDETHTVGCTVNGREYEAVVDPRMTLADFLREKLRLTGTHLGCEHGVCGACTVIVDGAATRSCLMLAVQADGAQVETVEGLAEDGELSPLQCAFKRNHALQCGFCTPGFLMSVTAALREESVTTEEQAREVLSGNICRCTGYTGLVKSVLEASAGKEGNA is encoded by the coding sequence GTGCGTGACCACGCGACGGAGTTCCCCACCCGCACCCAGGACGAGACGCACACCGTGGGTTGCACGGTCAACGGCCGCGAGTACGAGGCCGTCGTCGACCCGCGGATGACGCTCGCCGACTTCCTGCGCGAGAAGCTGCGCCTCACCGGCACGCACCTCGGCTGCGAGCACGGCGTGTGCGGCGCGTGCACGGTGATCGTCGACGGCGCGGCCACGCGCTCGTGCCTCATGCTCGCCGTGCAGGCCGACGGCGCCCAGGTCGAAACCGTCGAGGGGCTGGCCGAAGACGGCGAGCTGTCGCCGCTGCAGTGCGCGTTCAAACGCAACCACGCGTTGCAGTGCGGTTTCTGCACGCCCGGCTTCCTGATGAGTGTCACGGCCGCGCTGCGCGAAGAGAGCGTGACGACCGAGGAGCAGGCCCGCGAGGTGCTGTCCGGCAACATCTGCCGCTGCACCGGCTACACCGGCCTCGTGAAGTCCGTGCTTGAAGCCTCGGCCGGAAAGGAAGGCAACGCATGA
- a CDS encoding xanthine dehydrogenase family protein molybdopterin-binding subunit: protein MSDTLVPEGTMIGRRVERREDERLLTGHGGYLDDLDLPDALAAAFLRSPHAHAKILSFDATEALTLPGVVAVFSGADLMEIQKPLAPKVQHPQLRDYPRLPMPPQELHYVGEPLAVVVAESRYIAEDALELIEVDFEVLPAVASTAVALQENGPLAHSGDESNVAVLLTQSAGDAAKALAEAPNVLSEEFFVMRGGGHSMETRGVAARFEMATGQVTIWDTTQAPHYARQQLSVIYEMAEDDIRVIAPADVGGGFGPKAQFYGEEVVIPWVAMKLGRAVKWVEDRQENMVTSMMERSQTHRVDVGFDDNGLLLAVKDVIEHDQGAYCAGLQVPSITTSTVPGPYHVPNIEIELRACYTNMVPTSSVRGAGRPQAVFVMERMIDRIAEHLGLDPADVRRRNLIQADEFPYKVGIMFRDGSPLTYDSGDFPTLLEGTLERIGYTEARERQAKLREEGRYVGIGLSVYIEGCGLGPYEGAKIRLTNKGRILVTLAAAGQGQGYETVYAQIAADGIGLDMDYIEVKTGDTSRIPFGQGTFASRITATCGPAVMDAAKQMRERLIDTAAVLLGCDASEVDFVGDKACLGGDLEKSVSLQQLAQTANIGKHGITMPRGIKAGIETSSYFSPERAAYASGAHAALVEVDPETGEIEILKYVIGHDCGNVINPLLVDGQVLGGFAHGIGNAMYEEPVYDVEGQPQATSYLDYALVSATEVPPVELFHIQTPSPLNPLGVKGAGEGGTIPAPATIANAVEDALRPLRARVTRAPITPARIVDAIHRAESTSADQD, encoded by the coding sequence ATGAGCGACACCCTGGTCCCCGAAGGCACGATGATCGGCCGGCGCGTGGAGCGCCGCGAGGACGAGCGCCTGCTGACCGGTCACGGCGGTTACCTCGACGACCTCGACCTGCCCGACGCGCTCGCGGCCGCGTTCCTGCGCTCGCCCCACGCCCACGCGAAGATCCTCTCCTTCGACGCCACCGAGGCGCTCACGCTGCCCGGCGTGGTCGCGGTGTTCTCCGGCGCCGACCTGATGGAGATCCAGAAGCCGCTGGCGCCGAAGGTGCAGCACCCGCAGCTGCGCGACTACCCGCGCCTGCCGATGCCGCCGCAGGAACTGCACTACGTCGGCGAGCCGCTTGCCGTCGTGGTCGCCGAGTCGCGGTACATCGCCGAGGACGCGCTGGAGCTCATCGAGGTCGACTTCGAGGTGCTGCCCGCGGTCGCCTCCACGGCCGTTGCGTTGCAGGAGAACGGCCCGCTGGCCCACTCCGGCGACGAGAGCAACGTCGCCGTGCTGCTCACCCAGAGCGCGGGCGACGCGGCGAAGGCGCTTGCGGAGGCACCGAACGTGCTGTCCGAAGAGTTCTTCGTGATGCGCGGCGGCGGCCACTCGATGGAGACGCGCGGTGTGGCGGCGCGGTTCGAGATGGCGACCGGGCAGGTCACCATCTGGGACACCACGCAGGCTCCGCACTACGCGCGCCAGCAGCTGTCGGTCATCTACGAGATGGCCGAGGACGACATCCGCGTGATCGCGCCGGCGGACGTCGGCGGTGGCTTCGGCCCGAAGGCGCAGTTCTACGGCGAAGAGGTCGTGATCCCGTGGGTCGCGATGAAGCTGGGCCGCGCGGTGAAGTGGGTCGAGGACCGCCAGGAGAACATGGTCACCTCGATGATGGAGCGCTCGCAGACCCACCGCGTCGACGTCGGGTTCGACGACAACGGGCTGCTGCTCGCGGTCAAGGACGTGATCGAGCACGACCAAGGCGCCTACTGCGCGGGCCTGCAGGTCCCGTCGATCACCACCTCGACCGTGCCCGGCCCCTACCACGTGCCGAACATCGAGATCGAGCTGCGCGCGTGCTACACGAACATGGTCCCGACCTCGTCGGTGCGCGGCGCGGGCCGCCCGCAGGCGGTGTTCGTGATGGAACGGATGATCGACCGGATCGCCGAGCACCTCGGGCTCGACCCGGCGGACGTGCGGCGCCGCAACCTGATCCAGGCCGACGAGTTCCCGTACAAGGTCGGCATCATGTTCCGCGACGGCAGCCCGCTCACCTACGACAGCGGGGACTTCCCGACGCTGCTGGAAGGCACGCTCGAGCGCATCGGCTACACCGAGGCGCGCGAGCGGCAGGCCAAGCTGCGCGAGGAAGGCCGCTACGTCGGCATCGGGCTCTCGGTGTACATCGAGGGCTGTGGCCTCGGCCCGTACGAGGGCGCGAAGATCCGGCTGACCAACAAGGGCCGCATCCTCGTCACGCTCGCGGCGGCGGGGCAGGGCCAGGGCTATGAGACCGTCTACGCGCAGATCGCCGCCGACGGCATCGGGCTCGACATGGACTACATCGAGGTCAAGACCGGCGACACGAGCCGGATCCCGTTCGGACAGGGCACGTTCGCCTCGCGCATCACGGCCACCTGCGGGCCGGCGGTGATGGACGCGGCGAAGCAGATGCGCGAGCGGCTGATCGACACCGCGGCTGTGCTGCTCGGCTGCGACGCGTCCGAAGTGGACTTCGTCGGCGACAAGGCCTGCCTGGGCGGGGACCTGGAGAAGTCCGTTTCCCTGCAACAGCTCGCGCAGACGGCGAACATCGGCAAGCACGGCATCACGATGCCGCGCGGCATCAAGGCCGGCATCGAGACCTCCAGCTACTTCTCGCCGGAGCGCGCCGCGTACGCCAGTGGCGCGCACGCCGCGCTCGTGGAGGTCGACCCGGAGACCGGCGAGATCGAGATCCTCAAGTACGTGATCGGCCACGACTGCGGCAACGTGATCAACCCGCTGCTCGTCGACGGCCAGGTGCTCGGCGGCTTCGCCCACGGCATCGGCAATGCGATGTACGAGGAGCCGGTGTACGACGTCGAAGGCCAGCCGCAGGCCACGAGTTACCTCGACTACGCGCTCGTGTCGGCCACCGAGGTACCGCCGGTCGAGCTGTTCCACATCCAGACCCCCAGCCCGCTCAACCCGCTCGGGGTGAAGGGCGCGGGGGAGGGCGGCACGATCCCGGCGCCCGCCACCATCGCGAACGCCGTGGAGGACGCGCTGCGGCCGCTGCGGGCCCGCGTGACACGCGCGCCGATCACCCCGGCGCGCATCGTCGACGCCATTCACCGCGCTGAGTCGACCAGCGCCGACCAGGACTGA
- a CDS encoding SRPBCC family protein, with translation MLIENSFDVAADPDEVFTFLQDAHNVAACFPGAELVEDLGDDSYRGKVKIKVGPVTAAYQGVAKIVEKDGATRVAVLVADGKDTRGAGTAKAKATMRVTPAEGGAHVALETDLTISGKLAQFGRGIMSDVSGRMVGELASRVRQRIEAGEEAPAVAAAPAPAVNGSAAPATAGAAPAATATATATPPRPAPQFDEAPPMKASVLIRIVLAGYLERWAARLRKSAEA, from the coding sequence ATGCTCATCGAAAACTCCTTCGACGTCGCCGCCGACCCGGACGAGGTTTTCACCTTCCTCCAGGACGCGCACAACGTCGCCGCCTGCTTCCCGGGCGCCGAGCTCGTGGAGGACCTGGGCGACGACTCCTACCGCGGCAAGGTGAAGATCAAGGTCGGCCCGGTCACGGCCGCCTACCAGGGCGTCGCGAAGATCGTGGAGAAGGACGGCGCCACCCGCGTGGCCGTGCTGGTGGCCGACGGCAAGGACACCCGCGGCGCCGGCACGGCGAAAGCCAAGGCGACCATGCGCGTGACGCCGGCCGAAGGCGGAGCGCACGTCGCGCTCGAGACCGACCTGACCATCTCCGGCAAGCTCGCGCAGTTCGGCCGGGGCATCATGTCGGATGTGTCCGGGCGGATGGTCGGCGAGCTGGCTTCGCGGGTGCGGCAGCGGATCGAGGCCGGGGAAGAAGCCCCGGCCGTGGCCGCCGCTCCCGCGCCGGCGGTCAACGGCTCGGCCGCTCCCGCCACGGCGGGAGCGGCACCCGCCGCGACCGCCACGGCGACCGCGACCCCGCCCCGTCCCGCTCCCCAGTTCGACGAAGCACCGCCGATGAAGGCGTCGGTGCTGATCCGCATCGTGCTCGCCGGCTACCTCGAAAGGTGGGCCGCGCGCCTGCGCAAGTCCGCCGAAGCCTGA